TCACGGTAACCGACCAAGGAAATAAAAGTAATACAGCTTCAGTTACTTTAACTGTCGCTACTGCTAATAAAGCACCTATCGCCATACTAGCTGCACAAACTAATATTACTTTAAACGAACCTACAACGCTTGAATGCCTGCAATGTAGCGACCCCGACGGCGATACATTAACATATAACTGGCAACTGCAAGCTAGGCCACAAAACAGCAATACAATACTTTTAAATAGCACAACTGCTAGCCCCACTATTGAAGCCGATACCGAAGGTGATTATGTAGTAACGCTTGTAGTATCTGACGGTCAACTAAGTTCAGAACAAGCAACGAGTGTGTTACATGCCACTGAGAACCAAAAGCCAATTACTCAGGTTAACTATCCGTTGTCAGTAACAATTGATCAGCTAGTAACTCTGGACGCATCAGGTAGTTACGATCCTGAGGGTAAAGCGCTCAACTACTTGTGGGAAATACTGTCATCACCCGCTCAAGTAACACTTAGCGATACAACAATAGCCAAGCCAGTGTTTAGTGCATCAGCGCAAGGGCAAGTAGTTATCTCTTTAAAAACCAACGATGGCGAGCAATTCTCTGATACAAAAACACTCACTATTGATGTTATACAAAATGCCCCGCCAGTAATTAACTTTACAGGCGAACAATCTCGTTACAGTGAAGTAGGTACCAGCGTTCAGTTTGACCTAAGCGAGAGTTATGATCCAGAAGGCACAGAGTTGGGCTTTTCATGGGCTATCTCAGCACCAACGGGCTCAAGTGTTAGCTTAAGCAATACAAATCAAAGTACCACTAGCCTTATTCCCGACGTAATTGGTAGCTACACACTCACCGTTATAGCAACTGACGCAGACAGTTTTACACAAAGCATGCAGTTTTTTGTAACTGCAACCGACTCTGCACAGCTAACGGGAAGTATTGAAGGCCAAATTACTAATGTACAAAAAAATGCTGTAAGCAATGCCAAACTTAATATTAATGGGGTGCAATACACAACCAATGCTAGCGGCTTTTTTGATGAAAACATTAACTTAGCACAAGGCGAAAAAATCACTATCACCACTGCAGACGAAAGGCTCGCAGCAGGAGAATATAACTCAGTAGCCATTACGCAAAACAACTTTAGTGTGAACATAGGTCAAAATAGTTTGCCAGTATTTCAAGCTGTTGAGGTATCGGTATTTGTGTGTGCAGACTTTACAGGCCCCGACACCATAAATTTACGCTTTAATATGGTAGACACCCTTCTCGCCTCGGATAACTTTGTGTTTAGTTATGACGAAACTAAACCAGTGACCTTGCAAAAAAGTGGAGATACTTATTTCGATAGCGAATTAAATATTAACTTACCTGCTACGGCCGAGTTTGAAGTAACAGTTAATGAAACTAACGTCGAAAATACAATAAGCTCAAACATAACTATTTATCACTCAGAATCAGATCAACCAAGCTCAGCAATTATAAGTATTTGTAATATTTAACCTGCACTACATCACTGCAATAAAGCATTATATTTAACGCTGTAGCCATAACGCACTATGTTATGGCTACAGATAAATAATGCATTTTCAGCCACATGACCCATTGTATTTTTAAAGCCACTAAGCCATGCTAAAAGCCTTGATACTATTAGGATATACGCGTGTTAGAAATAGCTTTAATTTACTTAGCGGCGGCCATTGTGGCTGTACCCATTGCCAAGCGAGTCGGCCTTGGCTCGGTACTTGGTTATTTAATTGCGGGCATATTAATTGGCCCCTATGCCTTAGGCATTGTGGGCGATCAAACTGATGTAATGCATTTTGCAGAGTTTGGCGTAGTAATGATGCTGTTTTTGGTTGGCCTTGAGTTACAACCCTCGCGTTTATGGAAACTTCGACACTCTATTTTAGGCCTCGGTGGCTTACAAGTAGTGTTAACTGCCGCCGCTATTTTTGCATTTTGTTATTGGTTTTTTGCCATGCACTGGCAAACGGCCCTCGCCATAGGTTTAATGCTGGCGCTTTCATCTACCGCTATTGTGCTACAAAGCCTTGAAGAAAAAGGCTGGCTAAAACAAGAAGCCGGGCAAAATGCGTTTTCGGTTTTACTGTTTCAAGATATCGCCATTATTCCTATTTTAGCGCTACTGCCGCTACTGGCTTTTGCACCGCAAAGTAGCTCAAAAGACATTAGCGACTCCATTATTGCAAGCTGGCCTGTTTGGCAACAAGTGGGCGTATCAGTTGCAGTTATCGCCGCCATTATTGCCGGTGGTAAGTATGTGTCAGCGCCGTTATTTAGATATATAGCGCAAACCCACATGCGTGAAATATTTACTATTTTTGCGCTGTTTTTAGTGGTTGCTATTGCCCTTGTGATGCAAAGCATTGGTTTATCTCCGGCACTCGGTACATTTTTAGCCGGTGTAGTTCTTGCCGAAAGCGAATTTAGACACGAACTAGAAGCCGATATAGAACCCTTTAAAGGCCTACTTTTAGGGCTATTTTTTATAACCGTAGGCGCATCCATTAACTTTGAATTATTGGCTGATGAGTTTACTACTGTGATTGCACTAGTAGCCCTACTAATTGTTATAAAAGCCTGCATCTTATTTGCCCTTGCAGTTACCTTTAATATTAGTAAAAAGCAGCGTTTACTGTTTGCTTTAGCGCTAGCCCAAGGTGGTGAGTTTGCCTTTGTATTATTAAGTGTAACCACTACATTAAGCATTTTAACGCCAGAGCAAACAAGCCTAGTGACGTTAGTAGTTGCTGTCTCAATGCTGGTTGCCCCACTGTTATTAATGGTTTACGAGCAAATACAAAAACGCAGTAACAGCACCGCACCTGAGTTTGATAAGCCAGAGCAAATTAGTAGCGCAAAACACGTAATTATTGCGGGCTACGGACGCTTTGGGCAAATTATGGGGCGTTTACTGCACGCCCAAGGCTACGACATTACCGTACTTGATCACAGCCCAAGCCAAATAGAATTACTACGCCGCTTTGGCAATACTGTATTTTATGGTGATGCCGCACGCCAAGAACTGCTTGAAGCCGCAGGCGCGCACACCGCACAAATGTTGGTAGTAGCAATAGACGACCCAGATAAAACCATAGAGATAATTAAGCTCGCTCATAAAAACTACCCGCAGCTTAAAATTGTTGCCCGTGCAATCGACCGTCGCCATGCGTATCAAATGCTTAATTTAAAAGTAGATGCCTTTAACCGCGAAACTGTCGACTCAGCCATTAACTTAGCGGTAGATGCGTTAGAGCTGTTAGGTAACAATAAAGAAGATGCCCAGCGCGCCGGTAAACTATTCAGAGACCACGACCGCGCTGCCGTATTGCAACTAGCCGAACTGTGGGGTGACGATGCAAGCTACGGCGTAGCCGTGCGCCAACGCATGGAAGATTTAAAACAAGTACTGCAGCAAGATAAGCAGGCACAAAGTGATTTAAATACCTGCGAACACGGCGACTGTGAAGACGGCCTAACAGAGCTAGCTGATAGGCCTAAAAAGGCTGATGATGCTCATATTGAGTAGTGCCAGATATTAGAATTAAGATAATAGCAGATCATGATATTGCCTCGTTAAGAGGCAATGCGTTCTAAAAAATTAACTTCCTATGTTATTCAACCTCATAGAATCCACCTTCGTCCCCTTTAAATTTTTCTTTATTTTTATGGTAAGACTTTTCAAGTTCTTTGTCTGAGTCATCACTCGCAGGCCAACCAGCATCAATCATCCCCAAAAAATCAGCAAGGGATACCCAGCCTACAACCTTTATTGAGTCAGCTTTAAGCCACTTTTCACCATCCCAATTTAGATAATCGTAAAAGCCGAACCCAGTCTTATTATACCTAGATGCAACAAAATATAGGCCAGGCTGAACGGGGTTACAATTTTCAATCCAATCTATCGGTACATTTAGCTTTTGCATTATTTTACGTTCCACAACTTTTTCCTTGTGAATATAAACCAGTAGGTCACAGCCACAATGATTGAACTATAAGCATAGATAAATAGTACCCCATGCTCTGATTTACTGGCTAAAAATACTATGAAAGTGGGCACTAAACTTAAAGGAAGTAAAAACCGAACTTTGAATTTATTAAAATGTTGAAGCAATAAAGCTATAGGCAAACCATAACAAAGAGTTAAAAAGGCAGCTAAAAGCCATCCAACAAACGCCATCAAAACCCAAGCTCCTAAGCCTGCTGTAGAGACTACGTAACCAGTAGCCAGCGAATAACCATATAAAATCAGAAATGGTACTAATAGAGCAGGAAAAATTACAAATGGAGCCATACAACAAGCCTGTATGTTCTTTCGTGTCTTCAGGCTAAATGTGTTCATGGTAAATTACTCAAAGAGGCCTTAATGCCTCTATATAAATAAAGTCTTAGAGTGGATTTAAGTATTCTATTATTTATTTTCTGATAACATTTCAAATGCCCATTCAGCGAAAGCTTTTTCAAGTTGCCAACGGTCCTCAACTGCGTCCTGATGCACACTGCCTTTAACTATTTCGTCTTTTTTTTGAACAAATTCTTTAAATTT
The sequence above is drawn from the Pseudoalteromonas espejiana DSM 9414 genome and encodes:
- a CDS encoding PKD domain-containing protein; its protein translation is MKWKLLILAPALLSLVACGSGGSDSKSADKPLSTNTKPVAVISTTQSEFKVNTPIVFSAAQSNDPDGDTLTYQWQLTSDNGQNEISLTNSNQSTVEFYVPDALEYQLTLVVSDGNLSSAPVTQQVSVTSGTQLIAMTGGNQTVKQGDVVILNAALSSTTSGVINKYQWQFVTKPSTSSATLESNTQVKSQFIADVIGEYKVKLTITNSLGETASNTTVIQSEALSVNSSPQALIMVENKAVIPNEVVTLNGTQSSDPDTNDTLSYEWAITSKPVNSTPEISNKFTHTAGFSSPDVGDYVISLTVTDQGNKSNTASVTLTVATANKAPIAILAAQTNITLNEPTTLECLQCSDPDGDTLTYNWQLQARPQNSNTILLNSTTASPTIEADTEGDYVVTLVVSDGQLSSEQATSVLHATENQKPITQVNYPLSVTIDQLVTLDASGSYDPEGKALNYLWEILSSPAQVTLSDTTIAKPVFSASAQGQVVISLKTNDGEQFSDTKTLTIDVIQNAPPVINFTGEQSRYSEVGTSVQFDLSESYDPEGTELGFSWAISAPTGSSVSLSNTNQSTTSLIPDVIGSYTLTVIATDADSFTQSMQFFVTATDSAQLTGSIEGQITNVQKNAVSNAKLNINGVQYTTNASGFFDENINLAQGEKITITTADERLAAGEYNSVAITQNNFSVNIGQNSLPVFQAVEVSVFVCADFTGPDTINLRFNMVDTLLASDNFVFSYDETKPVTLQKSGDTYFDSELNINLPATAEFEVTVNETNVENTISSNITIYHSESDQPSSAIISICNI
- a CDS encoding monovalent cation:proton antiporter-2 (CPA2) family protein, giving the protein MLEIALIYLAAAIVAVPIAKRVGLGSVLGYLIAGILIGPYALGIVGDQTDVMHFAEFGVVMMLFLVGLELQPSRLWKLRHSILGLGGLQVVLTAAAIFAFCYWFFAMHWQTALAIGLMLALSSTAIVLQSLEEKGWLKQEAGQNAFSVLLFQDIAIIPILALLPLLAFAPQSSSKDISDSIIASWPVWQQVGVSVAVIAAIIAGGKYVSAPLFRYIAQTHMREIFTIFALFLVVAIALVMQSIGLSPALGTFLAGVVLAESEFRHELEADIEPFKGLLLGLFFITVGASINFELLADEFTTVIALVALLIVIKACILFALAVTFNISKKQRLLFALALAQGGEFAFVLLSVTTTLSILTPEQTSLVTLVVAVSMLVAPLLLMVYEQIQKRSNSTAPEFDKPEQISSAKHVIIAGYGRFGQIMGRLLHAQGYDITVLDHSPSQIELLRRFGNTVFYGDAARQELLEAAGAHTAQMLVVAIDDPDKTIEIIKLAHKNYPQLKIVARAIDRRHAYQMLNLKVDAFNRETVDSAINLAVDALELLGNNKEDAQRAGKLFRDHDRAAVLQLAELWGDDASYGVAVRQRMEDLKQVLQQDKQAQSDLNTCEHGDCEDGLTELADRPKKADDAHIE